From the genome of Tenericutes bacterium MZ-XQ:
CAAAAATAATACGAAAGTTATATACATATAAATATGTATATAAAAAAAGAGATTTTTAACAGAAAAAACCTTAATTTTTGAAATCCGAAAAAAAATTTATTTTAAAAGTGTTGACTTTTTTCAAATTTATAGTATTATTTTAGTGACACACTCATAGAAATATGGGGTCGTCTGAACTATTAGGGTCTAAAGGATATTATCCAATGACAGCCAGGGTACCTGGTTATCATTGGATTTTTTTTAAGAAAAAATTAGGAGGAATTAAACATGTCAAAAGTATTAGTTATCGGGTGTGGTGCAGTTGCATCTGTTGCCATCCAAAAAGTTGCTCAAAATCATGAAACCTTTAGTGAAATGATTATCGCAAGCCGTACGGTGAGCAAATGTCAAGCATTCGCAGAAAAATTAAACAGTGATAAGATCAAAGTCACTGCAGAACAACTTGATGCAGATGTAGTTGAAAACATCGTAAAGATCATCGAGAAACACAATCCAGATGTAGTGCTTAATGTTGCACTTCCTTATCAAAATATTCCAATCATGGAGGCATGCATCCAAACAAAGACACATTATGTAGATACAGCATGTGCTGAAGTTAGAGATCACGCAGGTTTCGAATACGGTACACAATGGGTCTATGATCAAAAATTCAAAGAAGCTGGTGTTATGGCACTTTTAGGTTCAGGGTTTGATCCAGGTGTAACTTCTGTCTTTTCAATGTATGCGAAAAAACATTATTTCGATACCATCGACACCATTGATATCTTAGATGCAAATGGTGGTGATCATGGATATCCTTTCGCAACCAACTTCAATCCAGAAATCAACATTCGTGAAATCACACTTCCAGGACGTTACTATGAAAACGGGAAATATGTAACCATTCCTGCATTATCTAAAAAACATACATATCCACTAGCAGAAATTGGACCTAGAGATATGTATCTCATGTATCATGAAGAAATCGAATCACTTGCTAGATTTATTCCAGAAGTTAAACGCATACGTTTCTACATGAGTTTTGGTGAAAGTTATTTAAGACATTTATTCGCACTTAAAAATGTTGGTATGACAAGTGTTGAACCGATTAAGTTCCAAGGACAAGAAATCGTACCACTACAGTTCTTACGTGCAGTCTTACCAGATCCTGCATCTCTTGGACCAAGAACAGTTGGTAAAACCAACATTGGTTGTATCGTATCTGGACATAAAGACGGTGTTAAGAAAAATTATTATGTCTATAATACATGTGATCATCAAGAAGCTTACAAAGAAACTGGTTCTCAAGCAGTTGCTTATACAACAGGTGTACCAGCAATGATTGGTACTGCATTAATTGCTAAAGGTATATGGAAAGGTGCTGGTGTTTTCAACATGGAACAGTTTGACCCAGATCCATTTATGGATATGTTAAACAAATGGGGCTTACCATGGAAAGAAAACTTTGACCCAGTCATGGTCCCAGACGATGCAAATTAATAAAAACCTAAAAACACCATATTACTTACTTGATGAAGCAAAGCTTATCAAAAACTTAGAAATTATCAAAACGATTAAAGAACGCTCAGGTGCAAAAGTTTTGCTTGCACAAAAAGCATTTTCTAACTTCTACTTCTACCCCTTAATGTCAAAATATCTAGATGGGACAACAGCAAGTGGTCTTTATGAAGCAAGATTAGGTTATGAACATTTCAAAGGTGAAGTTCATGTATATGCACCTGCATATAAAGATGATGATTTTAAAGAGATCTTACGCTATGCAGATCACATCGTCTTTAACTCAATCACACAATTAAACCGTTATAAAGATTTATCTAAGGCTCATGGTAAAACCATAGGCCTTAGAATCAATCCAGAAATTTCAACACAAGACTCAGCACATGAAATGTATGACCCATCATCTCCAACGTCTCGTATGGGCACACGCTTGGTTGATTTTGATCCTGAAATCATCAAAGATATCTCAGGTCTACATTTTCATACCCTTTGTCAACAAAACGCAGATGCACTTGAAATTACCTTAAAGGTTGTTGAAGAAAAGTTTGGCAAATACTTACATGACTTAAAATGGATTAACTTCGGTGGCGGACATCATTTAACTAGAGATGATTATGATATCGATCTATTAGTCAAACTCATCAAACATTTTAAAGAGACTTACAATTTAGAAGTCTATTTAGAACCAGGTGAAGGTGTTGTTTTAAATGCAGGATATTTTGTTGCTCAAGTCTTAGATATCGTTAAAAACGACATGCCAATCGCGATCCTAGATACATCTGCAACATGTCACATGCCAGATGTCCTTGAAATGCCATTTATGCCGCCTGTAACAAGCGCAATCAAAAAAAGCCAATACCAATACCGTCTATCAGGATACACCTGTCTAACGGGCGATAATATCGGTGAATATTACTTCGAAAAACCATTATCTATTGGAGACCATATCATCTTTGAAGATATGGCATTATACACCATGGTTAAAAACACAACATTTAACGGGATTCCACTCCCATGGATTTACGTAAGAAAAACTGATGGCACAGATGAATTAATTAAATCATTTGGGTATTTAGATTTCAAAAACAAACTGTCTTGAGGTGAATCATGAAAAAATATAAAGTAGCAAAATTTGGTGGCACCTCGCTAGCAACTCCAGAAGCTTTAAAAGAGGTCATATCCATTATCCAGTCTGATGAAGAAAGAAAATACATTGTCGTATCTGCACCAGGCAAAAGATTTAAAGAAGATATCAAGGTTACAGATCTTTTGTATCAGCTTGCTGATGAAATCATCATCGGTCAAAAAGTTGATACATATGAACTGATCAAACAAAGATACTTATCTTTAACAAAAGATTTTAAACTCTCATTCTCATTAGAGGATCTCCTTGATCATATTTTAGCTGAAATGATTGAAGAAGAAACTGTTGAGTTTATAGTCTCAAGAGGTGAATATATCACTGCAATTATTCTTGCAGATCTTTTAGGTTTCACATTTGTAGATGCAAAAGAACTTGTTAGATTTAGGGGATCAAAAGTTGATTATACCCAAACACAGAAAATCGCAAGAAAATATTTAAGAGATAAAGAAAACGTCGTCATTCCTGGCTTTTATGGATCAACTCTTAAAGGCGATTTGAAGCTCTTATCTAGAGGTGGCGCAGATGTCACTGGTGCATTAATATCTGCAGCTGTTCATGCGAAGATGTATGAAAACTGGACAGATCAAGATGGCTTTTTAATGTGTGATCCACGCATCGTTGAAGAACCACATCTCATTGATGTCATGTCTTATAAAGAACTTAGAGCTCTATCTTTTATGGGTGCTTCTGTCATCCACAGTGATACATTCTATCCTGTGGCTAAAGCAGGCATTCCCATTAACGCAAGAAATACTTTTAACAGAGAAGCTAAAGGTACATTCATCTATGATTATGTACCTGCAAGCAAAGGTAGACATGTGGTTACTGGTATTGCAGGTTTAAATGATTTTACTTTAGTAGTCATTGAAAAACATTTAATGGATGAGACCAGCGGTTTTGACAGAAAAGTACTTCTCATTTGTGAAAAATTTGATATTCAAGTTGAACATTTTCCTAGTGGTACAGATACATTTTCATTAATGATTGAATCTAAATATCTAAAAGATGGAAAACTTGATTTATTAATTGCTCAAATCAAAAAACTATTAAAGCCTGATACTGTTGAAGTTCATGAAAATATCTCATTAATCTCAATCGTTGGTAGAAACTTAATGGCTAATAAGTATAACATGTTAAAACTATTTAGTGCGCTTGTTAATACAAACATTACACTGCGTATGATTGATTATGGTTCAAATGGAACTAATATCGTCATCGGTGTTGATGACATCGATTACGAATACGCAATCAACGCGGTTTATAATGAATTTGAAAGAGATGATGAATAACATGAAAAAGATAAATCTCGCT
Proteins encoded in this window:
- a CDS encoding carboxynorspermidine decarboxylase produces the protein MQINKNLKTPYYLLDEAKLIKNLEIIKTIKERSGAKVLLAQKAFSNFYFYPLMSKYLDGTTASGLYEARLGYEHFKGEVHVYAPAYKDDDFKEILRYADHIVFNSITQLNRYKDLSKAHGKTIGLRINPEISTQDSAHEMYDPSSPTSRMGTRLVDFDPEIIKDISGLHFHTLCQQNADALEITLKVVEEKFGKYLHDLKWINFGGGHHLTRDDYDIDLLVKLIKHFKETYNLEVYLEPGEGVVLNAGYFVAQVLDIVKNDMPIAILDTSATCHMPDVLEMPFMPPVTSAIKKSQYQYRLSGYTCLTGDNIGEYYFEKPLSIGDHIIFEDMALYTMVKNTTFNGIPLPWIYVRKTDGTDELIKSFGYLDFKNKLS
- a CDS encoding saccharopine dehydrogenase, producing MSKVLVIGCGAVASVAIQKVAQNHETFSEMIIASRTVSKCQAFAEKLNSDKIKVTAEQLDADVVENIVKIIEKHNPDVVLNVALPYQNIPIMEACIQTKTHYVDTACAEVRDHAGFEYGTQWVYDQKFKEAGVMALLGSGFDPGVTSVFSMYAKKHYFDTIDTIDILDANGGDHGYPFATNFNPEINIREITLPGRYYENGKYVTIPALSKKHTYPLAEIGPRDMYLMYHEEIESLARFIPEVKRIRFYMSFGESYLRHLFALKNVGMTSVEPIKFQGQEIVPLQFLRAVLPDPASLGPRTVGKTNIGCIVSGHKDGVKKNYYVYNTCDHQEAYKETGSQAVAYTTGVPAMIGTALIAKGIWKGAGVFNMEQFDPDPFMDMLNKWGLPWKENFDPVMVPDDAN